DNA from Pirellulales bacterium:
AAGACCATCATGTATTGCATCATCTTCATCTGCATGCGGGTTTGATCGTCGGTCGCCGGCGGCATGAACATCTTCTGCTGCCAGAGGAAGAGGGCGATCGTAATGACCGGCAGCAGGTTGAAATAGGGGCCGAGCCAGCCGATGACGAACTGCGGCATGAACTCGCTCCAGCGGAACAGCATGTCCGGCGCGGCGAGGTTCGAGGCCCAGCGAATGTTCTCGCTGATCAAGGGAGCCTGACGCAGCTCGACGTTCACGGCCAGCGAGCGATACAGGCCGACGAAGATCGGCAACTGGATGAAGACCAGCAAACAGCCGCCGAGCGGATTGTAGTTGTGCTTGGCGAACAGCTCTTGCGTGGCCTTGGTCTTGGCCTCGGTGTTGTTCTTGTATTTCTCCTGGATCTTCTTCAGCTCGGGCTGCAGCAACTGCATTTTCTGCGCGCTGACGGCCTGCTTGCGGCTCAGGGGGAACATGCACGAACGCACGAGCACCGTGAGGAGCACGATCGCCAGACCATAGTTGCCGAACGTCACGTAGTCGTGGAAGAAGTACAAGATCCGCAACATCGGCCGCGAGACCCAACCGAACCAGCCAAAGTAGACCAGGTCCGAGAGCGTGTAGCCGTTGCCGACGTCGTACGACTCGAGCACCACGCGTTGCTTGGGGCCGGCGAAGAGCGTGAAGGCCTGCTTCATGCTTCCCTGAGGCGCCAACTCGTGCGTGGGGCTTTGCAGGCGGAAGGACGTGTTGGTCCGATTCCACTGCGCCTTATCCTCGGGCACGGGACCCACGCGAATCGGTTGCGCCGTTTCGCACCAGACCGTGCCCGGCTCGGGCTGGAGTGGGAAGAGCGCCGTCGAAAAGTACTGCGCGTCGACCGCGAGAAAGCCAAAGGGCTGATCGCGCCAGGGAGAACCGAGGTCCCCCTTCGCGATCGAGCGGCAGGTGACCATCGACGGATAAAGGCGACCGTTCTGCCAGAGCGTCACGACAATGTCACGCATGCCGGCGCCCCCCCAGTCGCGCCCGATCTTGGTGGCGTACCACCAGCCTTCATCTGGGAGGCCGTTCGGGCCGTCGAGGCGATAGGCAACCTTGTGCGCTTGGGCGTCGAGATTCTTGATTTCAATTTCGAACGTGAGGTTATAGCCCGGCCCCTCGGCGAGGTTCTCGGCCGCCTTGGCCAGGCGGTAGGTCTTGATGAATTCGAGTCCCTTCGTCACGTGGCTGAAGCTGACGTGCGACTCGTCGGCAGACTTGACCTGCCAGGTGGCATGGAGCAGATCGACTCCGGAGAACTCGGTCTCTTCCTCGCGCAGTTTGTCTCGATCGAAGATTGCCAGCGTGGCCAGCATCGAGAGAGGATCGGCCCCTTCGGGGCGGATCACCTCGAGCGGACGTCGCATCAACGTGGCGGTCACGGTGAGGGGCTCGTCGTGGCGCAGGAGCTTGATCTCGATGGTGTCGTCGGGGCGCGTTCGCGCGAGCGCTTCCTCGAAGCGGATGCGGCCGTCGATTTCGCTGCCAGCGATTTCGGTGATCAGATCGCCGGGCTGAATCCCGGCCAGGGCGGCGGGGGTGCCACGCCCCACGACGCGCACGCGGCAGCCGCGACCGTTGATGTCTCCCTCGGGCAGCAGGTGGCCGAGATAGCCCGACCGATCTTCAAGATCGCGAAACTGCGGGCTCGAGAGTTCCGCCCGAGCCAACGCCGCGCCCCGGTTGGTCAGCGTGACGAGCAGGCGATAGCCTTCGTCGGGGTCGACCGAGCCCAGGGTGACCCATTGTTCCGCCTCGACGGGGCGAACTTCGGGCGGGGGCGGCGCGGCGGCCGGTTCGCTGGCCGGGGGGGGGGCCGACTCCCCTTCGGTGACGGGCTGGCTGGCAGTGCCTTCGGCGTTTTGCGCCGGCTGCTCGGCGGGCGGAGCCTGGGCATC
Protein-coding regions in this window:
- a CDS encoding YidC/Oxa1 family insertase periplasmic-domain containing protein, producing the protein MDKRLIAFMLISLAILQGYFLLLSWWQGPPPEQPAAVAEAEADKKPADAQAPPAEQPAQNAEGTASQPVTEGESAPPPASEPAAAPPPPEVRPVEAEQWVTLGSVDPDEGYRLLVTLTNRGAALARAELSSPQFRDLEDRSGYLGHLLPEGDINGRGCRVRVVGRGTPAALAGIQPGDLITEIAGSEIDGRIRFEEALARTRPDDTIEIKLLRHDEPLTVTATLMRRPLEVIRPEGADPLSMLATLAIFDRDKLREEETEFSGVDLLHATWQVKSADESHVSFSHVTKGLEFIKTYRLAKAAENLAEGPGYNLTFEIEIKNLDAQAHKVAYRLDGPNGLPDEGWWYATKIGRDWGGAGMRDIVVTLWQNGRLYPSMVTCRSIAKGDLGSPWRDQPFGFLAVDAQYFSTALFPLQPEPGTVWCETAQPIRVGPVPEDKAQWNRTNTSFRLQSPTHELAPQGSMKQAFTLFAGPKQRVVLESYDVGNGYTLSDLVYFGWFGWVSRPMLRILYFFHDYVTFGNYGLAIVLLTVLVRSCMFPLSRKQAVSAQKMQLLQPELKKIQEKYKNNTEAKTKATQELFAKHNYNPLGGCLLVFIQLPIFVGLYRSLAVNVELRQAPLISENIRWASNLAAPDMLFRWSEFMPQFVIGWLGPYFNLLPVITIALFLWQQKMFMPPATDDQTRMQMKMMQYMMVFMGVMFFKVPSGLCIYFIASSLWGIAERKLLPKTMKPAAAPVAAETKSDHAAGSNGSGGSGGTRRSKQRGSR